A DNA window from Drosophila pseudoobscura strain MV-25-SWS-2005 chromosome 2, UCI_Dpse_MV25, whole genome shotgun sequence contains the following coding sequences:
- the LOC6896812 gene encoding G2/mitotic-specific cyclin-B-like yields the protein MFRGADGDASKNMDRVQLKKPTVPPNEAAPKRDVLGALQNCGAIVKPSTIIRPAMLLAGIKDIDAKDGGSLVLVSEYANDIYDYLYRLEAEQPIRKNHLAGHSEINHKMRAILIDWINEMHWGFQFAAETFQLAVAIIDRYLQAVQNTERSNLQLVGVTALFIAAKYEEMVRQKIKHFVFITEGTYSASEIRAMELQILRAIDFNLSRPLPIHFLRRYTKAAGAHHEHHIMSKYFVELASVDYDLASRKPSEVAAAALFLSLHLLNANPRAGTGFNDQLWTPTLAHYSRYTAAHLRPITRQIAKLAREAPQAQLQAIHKKHQCWQFFEIAIRPELSGPLINSIVGQKNYFCDAPNV from the exons ATGTTTCGCGGGGCTGACGGTGACGCCTCGAAGAATATGGACCGGGTCCAGCTGAAGAAACCGACAGTGCCCCCGAATGAGGCAGCCCCGAAACGGGATGTTCTGGGCGCTCTACAGAACTGCGGGGCCATCGTGAAGCCCTCGACAATCATTCGGCCCGCCATGTTATTGGCCGGCATCAAGGACATCGACGCCAAGGACGGGGGCAGCCTCGTGCTCGTCTCGGAGTATGCCAACGATATCTACGACTATCTGTACAGGCTGGAGGCCGAGCAGCCGATCCGCAAGAACCACCTGGCCGGCCATAGCGAAATCAACCACAAGATGCGGGCCATTCTGATCGACTGGATCAACGAGATGCATTGGGGGTTCCAGTTTGCGGCCGAAACCTTCCAGCTGGCCGTGGCCATCATCGATCGCTATCTGCAGGCGGTCCAGAACACGGAGCGCAGCAACCTGCAGCTGGTGGGCGTGACGGCCCTCTTCATTGCCGCCAAATACGAGGAGATGGTCCGGCAAAAAATTAAACACTTTGTCTTCATCACCGAGGGAACCTACTCGGCCAGTGAGATCCGCGCGATGGAGCTGCAGATCCTCCGGGCCATCGATTTCAATCTGTCGCGTCCGCTGCCGATTCATTTCCTGCGGCGCTACACAAAGGCCGCTGGGGCCCACCATGAGCACCACATCATGTCCAAGTATTTTGTGGAATTGGCTTCAGTTGACTACGATTTGGCCAGCCGCAAGCCATCAGAG gttgctgctgctgctctgttcCTGTCGCTGCACTTGCTCAATGCCAACCCCCGGGCCGGCACTGGCTTCAACGACCAGCTCTGGACACCGACTCTGGCCCACTACTCCCGCTACACGGCCGCCCACCTGCGGCCCATCACGCGGCAGATCGCCAAGCTGGCGCGCGAGGCACCGCAGGCGCAGCTGCAGGCCATCCACAAAAAACACCAATGCTGGCAGTTCTTTGAGATCGCAATCAGGCCCGAGCTGAGCGGCCCCCTGATTAACTCCATTGTGGGCCAAAAGAACTACTTTTGTGACGCCCCAAATGTTTAA